The Streptomyces sp. V4I8 genome includes the window TCCGCGCTGGAGCGGGACCCGGGCTGCGAGTGCCCGGTGTGCGGCGGGGACCGGCTGGTCTACAAGTACGACCTGGCCCATGAACCGTCGTCGGGCCCGGTCTGCACGGAATGCGGGATCGTGGTACCGCGTCCGGTTCTCACGCCCGAAGCGCTGGCGGCGTCGCGGCGCGAATGGCGACTGCTCATGTCCGCCTAGTACGACGGGGGTGCGCCGGGGATGCCGCACCCCCTATTGCCGCGCCTGCTCGCCGCCTTGCGCCCGAGGGCCTTCTCGCCCCCGTTGTCAGTGGCGGCCGGCACCATCGAGACATGATCCAGGTGTGTCTGAACGGGTCCCGAGGGGCGGGCGACGGTGCGGTGGTCCCCCTCTCGCCGCAGGCGCTGGCCGACGCCGCCGCCGAGGCCGTCGCGGCCGGAGCCATGGACATCCATGTCCACGCCAAGACTCCCTGCGGCCGGGACAGCCTGTCGCCGCGCGTACTCGCGCCCACGCTGGAGGCGATACGAGCCCTGGTGTCGGTGCCGGTCGGAGTGACCACGGGCGCCTGGGCGGAACCGGACCCCGCCGCCCGCGTGGCACGCATACGGAGCTGGACGGTGCTGCCCGACCACGCCTCGGTCAACTGGCACGAGGAGGGCGCCGAGGACGTGGCCGCGGCGCTGGTCGAGCGCGGCGTGGGCGTCGAGGCCGGCATCTGGTCCGGCACGGACGGGGCGGCACGGTTCGCCGCCTCGCCGCTGGGGCCGCGGGTGCTGCGCGTGCTGGCGGAGGTGACGGACCCCTCCGCCGAGACGGCCGAGGAGACCGCGCGTGCGCTGCTCGCCGAGCTGGGCCCGGCGTTCGGCCGCCCGGTGCTGCTGCACGGGGAGGACGGAGGCGCCTGGCCGGTGCTGCGGCTGGCGGGGCGGCTGGGGCTCGCGACCCGGATCGGCCTGGAGGACACGCTGGTCCTGCCGGACGGGGAACGGGCCGGGTCCAACGCTCAGTTGGTGGCCGAGGGCTTGTACCAGTACGGGTGGGACCAGCGGTCGTCGTAGGGCAGGGCGAGGAGTTCGGCCTCCGTCGCGAGGCCGGGCTCGCCCTGGGCGCGGAGGCGGCCCGGGGCCTCGCGGGCGAACCAGGACGACAGCTCCGCGGTGGCCGCCTCCTTGCTCTCGTCGGACCAGTCGCTGACCGGCGCGTCATCGGACAGGAGATCGGTGAGCCACAGGCGTGCGCAGGACACGAGGTGTGCGTCGGCAACGGGATGCCGGATCCAGTCGGTGAGGAAGGGGGTCACTGTCCCGGCGATCGTGGAGCAGCTCGCGAAGATGTCCGTGATCGGATGCGGGGGCTGAGGGGTCGCCAGGGCCTCCCGCCACCAGGCGGTCAGAAAGGCCTGGATGGCGTCGGCCTGGTGGGACGGCCAGGAGCGCCAGTTCACGCGGGCCAGCCCGTGCCCCCACCACGCCACGTCCAGGCTCCCGTCGGCCATCGCCCGCGCCGTCTGCGGCAGCAGGCGCCGCATCACGGCGGCGTGGTCCTCGAAGTGGCCGGGGACCTTGTAGACGAACCGGCGGAGCAGGTCGGCGGGCAGCCACGTGTACGGCGTCCGCAGATACGCCGTCTCTTCGGGGTGAAAGCACCGCTCACAGCCGATCTCCGTGGGACTGGCGAAGCCGTTGAAGACCGTGTCCATGTCCGCCAGGGCGGCGTCGAGCGAGGGGAGGGATGCGGAGGGGGAGGACATCGGAGTTCGTCCCGTCAGGACTCCGTGCGCGGCGGCGGGCCGCCGGCCGAAGATCGCGACGATAGCAGCCGCTAAACCGTTCGATCCAGCCCTTTCCCGTACGGACAGTTGGGGGCGATGAAACCCACCTGAGGAACACCGAGGAGCCCCTCATGTCGACGCTGCGCGTCACCGCCGAAGTGCTGACCGTCCACGAGCATCCGAACGCCGACGCGCTGGAGCTGGCCCAGGTGGGCCTGTACCGGGCCGTCGTCGCCAAGGGCGCGTACCGCACCGGTGAGGCCGCCGTGTACATCCCCGAGCAGTCCGTGCTGCCGGCCGGCCTGATCGACGAGCTGGGGCTGACCGGGCGGCTGGCGGGGAGCGGGGCCGACCGGGTCAAGGCGGTCCGGCTGCGCGGTGAGCTGTCGCAGGGCATCGTGTGCCGGCCGAAGGCGCTGGCCGACGTCGATCTGGCACGGGCGGCCGAGGAGGGCTCCGACTTCGCCGAGCGGCTCGGGATCACCAAGTGGGTGCCGCCGATCCCGCCCACGATGTCCGGTGACGTGGAGTCGGCGCCGGATCTGCTGCCCTGGGTCGACATCGAGAACATCCAGCGGTACCCGGGCATCTTCACCCCGGGCGAGCCCGTCGTGCTGACCGAGAAGCTGCACGGCTCGGCATGCCTGCTGACGTATGTCGCCGACGAGGACCGGGTGTACGTCTCCTCCAAGGGCTTCGGCGCGAAGTCGCTGGCGCTGAAGGAGGAGTCGCGGAACCTGTACTGGCGGGCGGTTCGGGGACACGGCGTCGCCGAGGCGGCGGCCCGGCTGGCCGACCGGCTGGGCGCGCGCCGGGTGGGCGTCTTCGGCGAGGTGTACGGCGCGGGGGTGCAGGACCTGACGTACGGCGCCGACGGCCGACGGGAGTCCTTGGGGTACGCGGTGTTCGACGTGTCCGCGGAGATCGACGGCCGGGTGCGGTGGCTGGACGCGGCGGAGGTACTGGAGGGCGAACTGCCCTTGGCGCCACGGCTGTTCGAGGGGCCGTACGACATCGAGCGGGTACTGGAGGTCGCCACGGGGTGCGAGACCGTCTCGGGGCGGGAGCTGCATCTGCGGGAGGGCGTGGTGATACGTCCGGCCGTCGAGCGGTACAGCACGGTGACCGGCGGCCGGGCCATCGCGAAGGCGGTCAGCCCGGCGTATCTGACGCGGAAGGGTGGGACGGAGTACGAGTGAACGGGGCTGGGCGGTGCCCGGCGTCGGCGGGGGGGGATCGCTCACCGGCGCCGGCCGGGCGCCGCCTGCGCCCACCCGAGCCGCCCCAGCGGCACGACTGCCCGCAGGCTGGTGGGCTGCGGCTGCGGCACGATGCCCTGGCGCGGCTGTGTTGAATCTGCGGCTACCGCCGCGCGGTCGCGACCACCCACGAACGACCCGCAGCCGCCGTCGAACCCGAGCCCCCGGGCTCATGGGCGACAACCCGGCACCAGCCGACCCGACCCAGCTCACACCGTCAACTTCAGCCCCCAGCCCCGCGCCGGCGCCCTCCCCCTTGCTCCACCATCAGCCGCGACCCCGTAAGCCGTTCACCGAACACATCGTCCGGGTTGGACAGGACACACGTGTCCAGGGAGAGGCAGCCGCAGCCGATGCAGTCGGTCAAGTGGTCGCGGAGGCGGTTGAGTTGCTTGATGCGTTCGTCCAGCTCCGAGCGCCAGGCCTCCGACAGCCGTGCCCAGTCCTCATGGGTGGGCGTGCGCTCCTCGGGGAGTTCGGCCAGGGCGTCGCGGATCGTCGCCAGGGGGATGCCGACGCGTTGCGCGGCCCGGACGAAGGCAACCCGGCGGAGGGTGTCACGGGTGTAGCGGCGCTGGTTGCCGGAGGTGCGGCGGCTGCTGATCAAGCCCTTGGACTCGTAGAAGTGCAGGGCGGATACGGCGGCGCCGCTTCGGGCGGAGACCTGGCCGACCGTGAGCTCGTGGATCTTCTCGGGGATCTGGGGCACGCCCTCAAACCTACCTACCGTGTCACACGCCCGGTCCATTGACAGGGGCTTCACCCACTAGCATGCTAAGCAGTCGCTTAGACATTGCTATCTGGAACACGCTACGCGAGAGGCCTGGACATGGCTGAGCCGAGGATCTTCACGTCCGCCGACGACCTGAAGGCGGCGGTGGGCGAGCAGCTGGGGTACACGGACTGGCTGGAGGTCGACCAGAAGCGGATCGACCTGTTCGCGGAGGCCACCGGCGATCACCAGTGGATCCACGTGGACCCCGAGAAGGCCGCCGCGGGACCCTTCGGGACCACCATCGCCCACGGGTATCTCACGCTGTCCCTGCTCCCGCTCTTCGGCCCTCAGCTCATCAAGGTCGAGAACGTGAAGATGGGCGTCAACTACGGGACGAACAAGGTGCGTTTCCCCGCCCCGGTCCCGGTCGGCTCGCGCCTGCGCGCCACCGCCACCATCACCGGCGTCGAGGACGTGACGGGCGGTGTCCAGGTCACCGTCGCCTTCAGCGTGGAGCGCGAGGGCGGCGACAAGCCCGTGTGCGTCGCCGAGTCCGTCTCGCGCTACTACCTGTAGGCGGCCCCTGCCACCCGGCGGGCCTACTTCGCCCCCACCATCCGCAGCACGAGGTCGGCGTACAGCGCGCCGACCTCGTCGGGCGTCCAGGGGCCGTCGACGTTGAACCAGCGGGCCACGTCGATGCACAGCGACAGGACGGCGAGGGTCGTGCCCTTCACATCCAGCACGTCGAAGTCACCGGCAGCCACACCGTCCTCGATGATCGCGCGCACCTCGGCGTCGCACTGGCGGCGCAGCGCGAGGATCTCGTCGCGGGCGTCCGGGCCGAGGGAGTCCAGTTCGTACTGCACGACCCGCGCGGTGGTACGCCCCCCGGCGTGCCAGCGGACGAAGGAGCTCACCGCGCCGGAGAGCCGTTCGGCGGGGGTGCCCTCGCGCCGGGCCGCCGTCCGCAGGATCTCCAGGGCCTTCTCGTGGCCGATCCTGCTGATGCGGTGGAGCAGTTCTTCCTTGGTCTTGTAGTGGATGTAGAGCGCGGCCGGGCTCATGCCCGCGCGCCCGGCGATGTCACGGGTCGTGGTGGCGTGGTAGCCGCGCTCGGCGAAGGCCTCCACGGCGGCGATCAGCAGCCTCCGGGCCGCGTCGGGTGTGACCTCACCCCACGCCGACGTCTCGCCGCCGGCCGTCTCCTCCGCCGTACTCATCGCTCACTCGCCCCTCTCGCTGACAGAGGACCCACCATACCGCCCAGGGTGAGCGAGCGCTTAGTGGGCGGCTCGTCCGGGGTGCGCCGGTGCCCACGGGACGCTCAGAGCTTCTCGAAGGGGTGGTAACCGCGCTGCGCGGCGTCCTGCCGGTCCCGGATCACCTTGGCGAGAGTGAACGCGGAGGTGACGAGATACAGGACGGCGATCCCGAGGAAGGCGCGCACCCAGGCGTCGGCGTTCAGCTTGAAGATGCCGATCGCGGTCGCACCCATGGCGACCGCGAAGGAGGCGACGGCCTGGCCGTAGAAGGCGGCGGTGTTCTGCTGCTTGCCCGATGCGTCACTCATGAGGACAAGATTCGGCCGTCGTGGCCGCCGCCACATCCGTCCAAGTACCTAGACGGTACTCAGAACGCCGAAACCCCGGTCAGTGCCCGCCCGATGACCAGCTTCTGGATCTGGCTCGTGCCCTCGTACAGCGTCATCACCCGGGCGTCGCGCAGCAGCTTGCCCGCCGGGTACTCGTCGATGTAGCCGTAACCGCCGAAGACCTGGAGGGCGTTGTTGGCGGCCCGGACGGCGGCCTCCGAGGCGAACAGCTTGGCCTTGGAGGACTCGACGGCGAAGGGCAGCCCCCGGTCGATCAGGTCGGCGACCCGCCAGGTCAGCAGCCGCGCCGCGTCGACGTCGACGGCGATGTCGCTGATCAGCTCCTGGACCAGCTGGTGCCGGGCGATGGACTTGCCGAACTGCTCGCGCTCGCCGGCGTACCGGACGGCCCCGTCCAGGGCGGCCTGGGCTATGCCCACGCACCCCGCCGCGACCGACATCCGCCCCTTGGCCAGGGCCGACATCGCGACCGAGAAGCCCTTGCCCGCCTCCCCCAGCATGGCCGCGGCAGGCACCCGTACGTCCTCCAGCACCAGCTCGGCGGTGGCCTGGCCGCGCAGGCCGAGCTTGCCGTGGATGGTGCGACGGGTCAGGCCGGGGGTGTCGGTGGGGACCAGGAAGGCGGAGACGCCCTTGTGGCCGGGCGCGTCGGTGGAGCGGGCGAAGAGCAGGACGACATCGGCCCAGGTGCCGTTGGTGATGAACATCTTGGTGCCGTTGAGGACGTAGTCGTCGCCGTCCCGCACCGCCCGCGTGGTGAGGTTGCCCGCGTCGGAGCCGGTGCCCGGCTCGGTGAGGCCGAAGCAGCCGACCAGGTCACCCGCGGTGAGCCCCGGCAGCCAGCGGCGCTTGTGCTCCTCGCTCCCCCAGGCCGCGATGGTCTTGGCGACCAGGCCGAGGGAGACCGACACGATGCCGCGCACCGAGGAGTCGCCCCGGCCCAGCTCCTCCGTGACCAGGCAGTACGCGAGATGGTCGCCGCCCGAGCCGCCGTACTCCTCGTCGATCGTCAGGCCCAGGAAGCCGACCTCGCCGAGCTTCTTGACGATCGAACGGTCCACCTCCTCGGCACGGTCCCACTCGACCACGTGCGGGGCGATCTCGCGGTCCACGAAGTCCCTCGCGAGTTGCCGGACGGCGGTCTGCTCCTCGCTGAGCTCCAGATTCATGCCGAGTCACCCCACAGACGGTGGCCGCCCGCACGGACAGTGGCCGCGGGGAGCCGTACATTGAAAGCCGTACATTTAAATTAGCACTGCTAGTTTCTGTTCGGCAGCCCTACTATGTGCCCCATGGCCCGACCGCGCAAGCCCCTCCTCAGCTACGACCGGATCGTCGGGACGGCCCGCGAACTCGTGGACGCGGAGGTGCCTCGTGGCCGTCTCCACGCGCCGGCTCGCCGCCGAACTGGGCGTGAGCGGACCGTCCCTCTACAACCACTTCCGCACCAAGGACGAGATCCTTGAGGCGGTCGCCGACTCGGTCAGCGCGCAGGTCGACCTGTCGATGTTCGAGGACGGGCGGGACTGGCGGACCGCGCTGCACGACTGGGCCGTCTCCTACCGGGCCGCCCTGCGCGACCACCCGAACATCGTCCCGGTCCTGGCCCGCGGACCCGGCCGCCGCCCGGCCGGGCTGCGGCTCGCCGACGCCGTCTACGGCGCGATGGTCGCGGCGGGCTGGCCGCCGGCGCAGGCCACCTCCATCGGCGCGCTGATGCGGTACTTCATCATGGGCTCGGCCCTCGGCTCGTTCGCGGGGGGCTTCGTGGACGACGCGAGCGCGTACGACCCGGCCGACTACCCGCACCTCGGGCAGGCCCACCTCCTCGCCGACCAGCAGGAGAAGATCGACGAGCGGGCCTTCGAGACGGGGCTCGCCGCGCTGCTGGACGGGTTGGCGCGGCAGTACGAGCAGGTCGGGCGCACCCCCTGAGACGCTTCGGCGGGCACCGAAGTGTCCGTGCCCCATCCTGGACCGCATGGCCGGTAAAGACCCCCAGGCACCGCACCTCGCCCGGCTCGCCGCGCTCATCGCCGACGAGACCCGGGCGGCCTGTCTGCTGGCGCTGCTCGACGGGCGGGCCTGGACCGCCGGTGAGCTGGCGCGACACGCCGGGGTCGCCGCGTCGACGCTGAGCGAGCATCTGAGCAAGCTCGTCGCGGGCGGGCTCCTCACCGAGGAGCGGCAGGGGCGGCACCGGTACGTCCGGCTGGCCGACGCGCGGGTGGCACAGCTGGTGGAGGACCTCGCCGCGCAGGTGTCGCCGAATGCCGCCGTACGACCGCGGAACCTGCGCGAGTCCAGCGCCGGGTCGGCCATGGCGCGCGGCCGCACCTGCTACGACCATCTCGCCGGGCGGCTCGGCATCGCGGTCACGGACGCGCTGACCTCGCGGGGGCTGCTGCGGCAGGACACGGGGTTCGCGCTGACGGACGCGGGGCTCGGCTGGTTCGACACCGCGGGCATCGGCCTCGACCGCACCGGCCGCCGCCCGCTGGCCCGCGCCTGCCTCGACTGGACGGAACGCCGTCCCCACCTGGCCGGTGCCGCGGGTGCGGCGCTGTGCCGACACGCGCTGGACGTGGGGTGGTGCGTGCGGATCGGTTCGGAGCGGGCGGTGAAGGTGACTCCGTCGGGGGAGCGGGCACTTCGGGAGCTGCTCGGCATCGAAGCGGGGGCATTGCGGTGAGCTGGGCGCCAAGGGGGTGGGGGCCCACCCCTCCGTCCGAAATCCGCGAGCCCTCCGTCCCTCTCCCCTCCTAGCCTCTGGAGCATGATGAACCTCTCCCCCGCCCGCCGCACCGAACTGCTCGCCGCCGGTGCCGCTGTCGTCACCGTCGTCCTCTGGGCCTCCGCCTTCGTCTCCATCCGCAGCGCGGGCTCCGAGTACTCGCCCGGCGCCCTCGCGCTGGGGCGGCTGCTGGTCGGTGCGCTGGTGCTGGGGGTCATCTGTCTCGTCCGGCGGGAGGGGTTGCCGCCCCGGGCGGCCTGGCCCGGGATCGCGATATCGGGGCTGCTGTGGTTCGGGTTCTACAGCGTCGTACTGAACTGGGGCGAGCAGCAGGTCGACGCCGGTACGGCGGCACTCGTCGTGAACATCGGGCCCATCCTCATCGCGCTGCTGGCCGCCCGGGTGCTGGGTGACCCGATGCCGCCGCGGCTGCTGGCGGGGATGGCGGTGTCGTTCGCCGGTGCGGTGACCGTGGGTCTGTCGATGTCGGGCGGGGGCGGGTCCTCGGTGCTCGGGGTGGTGCTGTGCCTGCTCGCCGCGGTCGGGTACGCGGGCGGCGTGGTGGCGCAGAAGCCGGCCCTCGGTCATGCCAGCGCGCTCCAGGTGACGACGTACGGGTGTCTGGTCGGCGCGGTCCTCTGCCTGCCCTTCGCCGGGCAGCTGGTCGGCGATGTGGCCGACGCCTCCCTGTCCGCCACGCTCAACATGATCTACCTGGGCGTCTTCTCGTTGGCGCTCGCCTTCACCACGTGGGCGTACGCCCTCGCCCGGACGACCGCCAGCCGCATGGGCGCGACCACGTACGCGGTGCCCGCGCTGGTCGTGCTGATGTCCTGGCTGGCGCTGGGCGAGGTGCCGGGGCTGCTGACGCTGGCGGGCGGGGCGCTGTGTCTGGCGGGGGTCGCCGTGTCGCGGTCCCGGACGCGGTCCGCCCGGGTCGTGGCGACGGCGCCGCAACCCGAGCACACCCGCGAATCGGCGTGAGTCAGCGGGCCCGCGCCCGGTTCGCGAGGACCTTGATGGACAGCAGGGCGATCACCGAGAGGCCGATGATGTAGCCGGAGACCGCCATCGAGCTGCCCGTCGCCTCCAGCAGCAGCACCATGACGAACGGCGCGAGGCCGCCGCCGAGCACGGCCGCGATCTGGTAGCCGAGGGAGGCGCCCGTGTAGCGCATCTCGGGCGTGAACAGCTCGGCGAACAGGGCCGCCTGGGGGCCGTACATGATGCTGAGGAAACAGCTGGCGACGAACGTGCCGACCGCCAGCCACAGCAGCGAGCCGGTGTCGATCAGCAGGAACAGCGGGACGGCCCACAGGGCGATGCCGGCCGCGCCGATCGCGTAGACGCGGATACGGCCGATCTTGTCCGAGAGCGCGGCGGCGGCCGGGATCAGCACCAGCTGGGTGAGGCTGATGCAGAGCGAGACGGTGAGGACGGCGCTCTTCTTCATGCCGAGTTCGCGGGTCGTGTAGTCGAGCACGCCGGTGATGATGATGTAGAAGGTCGCGGTGTTCACGGCGAAGGAGCCGCCGGCGAGGAGCACCGTGCCGAGGTGGCCGCGCAGGATCGTGCGCAGCGGGGAGGACTGCTCGGTCTTCTCCTGCTCGGCCAGCTTCTTCTCCGCCTCCCGGAATTCGGGGGTCTCCTCGACACGCGTGTGGATGTACCAGGCGAGCACGAGGACGAACAGTCCGACGAGGAACGGCACGCGCCAGGCCCAGGCCGCGAACTGGGCGTCGGTCGTGAACGCTCCGGCCAGCAGGAACACCGTGTTGGCGGTCACCACGCCGATGGGGACGCCGAGCTGGACGAAGCTGCCGTAGATACCGCGCTTGCCCTCGGGGGCGTACTCGGTGGCCATCAGCATCGCGCCGCCCCACTGGGCGCCGACGGCGATGCCCTGCAGCACGCGGAAGAGGACCAGCAGGATCGGGGCGGCGACGCCGATCGTGTCGTAGGTCGGGAGCAGGCCGATGCCCGTGGTGGCGAGGCCCATCAGGGTGAGCGCGAGGACCAGCATCGGCTTGCGCCCGCGCTTGTCGCCGAGCTGGCCGGCGACGATGCCGCCGAGGGGGCGGGCCAGGAAGCCGACGGCGAAGGTGGCGAAGGAGGCGAGCACTCCCGCAGTGGGGCTGCCGGCCGGGAAGTACAGATCGCCGAGCACGAGGGCGGCGGCGATACCGAAGACGAAGTAGTCGTACCACTCGACGGCCGAGGCGAGCGCTGCCGCGGTGGCTACGCGGCGACGGTTGCCTACGGCGGAAGTGGTGGCCGTGAGCGGCTGGGCGGAAGGGGCCGTGTCCATGCTGCACACTCCGGGTGGGTGCGGGGGACGGAGCGGGGGGCGGTTCGGGTTCCGGGAACGTACTGACCGGACGGTATGGCCGTCAACGGTTCGCGCGGCAGGACTTTTACCTGTACGTGGCACGGAGGGGACGAGGTCCGGGCATGCCTGGGACCCCGGCCTCGCACGGAGGCCGGGGTGCGCCGAGCGCGGGCTCTAGAAGACCACCAGGGCCCGGCCTCCCTTGCCCGCCAGCATGTTCTCGAAGGCCGCCGGGATGCCCTCCAGGGCGATCCGTTCGGTCACCAGCGCGCCCAGGTCCAGGCGCCCCGCGCGGACGTGCTCGGCGAGGACCGGCAGGTCGCGCGCCGGGTCGCAGTTGCCGTAGACGCAGCCGGAGAGGGTGCGGCCCCAGTGGAAGATCTCCAGGGCGTTGAACGTGACCTGCTGGTCCTTGCCGCCGATGCCGACGACCGTGGTGCGGCCGCCGCGCCGGGTGGAGTCCCAGGCCGCGCGGATCGTGGTCGCGCGGCCCACGCACTCGACGGCCACGTCCACGCCCTGCTTGCCGGTGAGGCCGCGGATCTCGCGGGCCGTGTTCTCGGAGGCGATCACGTAGTCGGTGGCCCCTGCCGCGCGCGCCAGCTCCTCCTTCTCCGGGGAGACGTCGACCGCGACGATCTTCGCCGCGCCCGCGATCCGGGCCGACTGGAGGGCGGCCAGACCCACGCCGCCGACGCCGAAGACCGCGACCGTCTCCCCCGCCCGGACCCGCGCCGAGTGGTGCACCGCGCCGTAGCCGGTGAGGACGGCGCAGCCCAGCAGGGCGGCGTCGGTGAGCGGGATGCCCTCAGGGAGCGGCAGGAGGCAGCCGGCCGGGACGACCGTCTCCTCGGCGAACGCGGCGACGTTCAGGCCGGGGTGGAGGTCGGTGCCCTCGGCGGTGCGGGCGTACACGTCGGCGGCGCCGTTCAGCGCGTTGGCGCACAGCCAGACCTCGCCGAGCCCGCAGGCGTGGCAACTACCGCAGGACGGAGCCCAGTTGAGGACGACTCCGTCGCCGGGCGCGATGTGCGTGACGCCCTCCCCGACGGCGACGACCGTGCCCGCGCCCTCGTGGCCCAGGACCGCGGGGACGGGGACGCGCATGGTGCCGTTCGACAGGGACAGGTCGGAGTGACAGACGCCGGCGGCGGCGAGGCGGACACGGACCTGGCCGGGTCCGGGGTCGGGCAGGTCGATCTCGGTGACCTCCAGCGGGGCACCGATGGCGGGCAGGACGGCGGCACGGACGGCCATGGCGGGCGACTCCCTGGGGCTGAGCAGGACTGGCTGAGCAGGACTGGAGGACCGGAACCGGCCGGAGGTCAGAACTGGAGGACCGGAACCGGCCGGAGGTCAGAACTGGAGGGACTTGGTCTGGAGGTACTCGGCCAGGCCGTGTGCGCCGAGTTCGCGGCCCACTCCCGACTGCTTGTAACCGCCGAAGGGGGCGAGGGGGTTGAAGCGGCCGCCGTTGATGTCGACCTGCCCGGTGTCCATCCGGCGCGCGAAGGCCACCGCCTCCGCCTCCTCGCCCGCCCAGACGGCGCCCGCGAGGCCGTAGACCGTGCCGTTGGCGATCCGCAGGGCGTCCTCCTCGTCGTCGTACCGCAGGATCGACAGGACCGGGCCGAAGATCTCCTCCTGCGCGACGGTCATCTCGGGCGTCACGTCGGCGAGGACGGTCGGGCTGACGTAGTAGCCCTGCTCGCGCGGCGCTTCGGGGCCGCCCGCGACCACGCGCGCCCCCTCGGCCACGCCCTTCTCGATGTAGCCGAGCACCCGCTCCTGCTGCTTGGCGTTCACCACCGGGCCGATGCGCTCGCCGTACTTC containing:
- a CDS encoding 3-keto-5-aminohexanoate cleavage protein, with the translated sequence MIQVCLNGSRGAGDGAVVPLSPQALADAAAEAVAAGAMDIHVHAKTPCGRDSLSPRVLAPTLEAIRALVSVPVGVTTGAWAEPDPAARVARIRSWTVLPDHASVNWHEEGAEDVAAALVERGVGVEAGIWSGTDGAARFAASPLGPRVLRVLAEVTDPSAETAEETARALLAELGPAFGRPVLLHGEDGGAWPVLRLAGRLGLATRIGLEDTLVLPDGERAGSNAQLVAEGLYQYGWDQRSS
- a CDS encoding RNA ligase (ATP) gives rise to the protein MSTLRVTAEVLTVHEHPNADALELAQVGLYRAVVAKGAYRTGEAAVYIPEQSVLPAGLIDELGLTGRLAGSGADRVKAVRLRGELSQGIVCRPKALADVDLARAAEEGSDFAERLGITKWVPPIPPTMSGDVESAPDLLPWVDIENIQRYPGIFTPGEPVVLTEKLHGSACLLTYVADEDRVYVSSKGFGAKSLALKEESRNLYWRAVRGHGVAEAAARLADRLGARRVGVFGEVYGAGVQDLTYGADGRRESLGYAVFDVSAEIDGRVRWLDAAEVLEGELPLAPRLFEGPYDIERVLEVATGCETVSGRELHLREGVVIRPAVERYSTVTGGRAIAKAVSPAYLTRKGGTEYE
- the soxR gene encoding redox-sensitive transcriptional activator SoxR; translation: MPQIPEKIHELTVGQVSARSGAAVSALHFYESKGLISSRRTSGNQRRYTRDTLRRVAFVRAAQRVGIPLATIRDALAELPEERTPTHEDWARLSEAWRSELDERIKQLNRLRDHLTDCIGCGCLSLDTCVLSNPDDVFGERLTGSRLMVEQGGGRRRGAGG
- a CDS encoding MaoC family dehydratase, whose protein sequence is MAEPRIFTSADDLKAAVGEQLGYTDWLEVDQKRIDLFAEATGDHQWIHVDPEKAAAGPFGTTIAHGYLTLSLLPLFGPQLIKVENVKMGVNYGTNKVRFPAPVPVGSRLRATATITGVEDVTGGVQVTVAFSVEREGGDKPVCVAESVSRYYL
- a CDS encoding TetR/AcrR family transcriptional regulator — its product is MSTAEETAGGETSAWGEVTPDAARRLLIAAVEAFAERGYHATTTRDIAGRAGMSPAALYIHYKTKEELLHRISRIGHEKALEILRTAARREGTPAERLSGAVSSFVRWHAGGRTTARVVQYELDSLGPDARDEILALRRQCDAEVRAIIEDGVAAGDFDVLDVKGTTLAVLSLCIDVARWFNVDGPWTPDEVGALYADLVLRMVGAK
- a CDS encoding YiaA/YiaB family inner membrane protein, with amino-acid sequence MSDASGKQQNTAAFYGQAVASFAVAMGATAIGIFKLNADAWVRAFLGIAVLYLVTSAFTLAKVIRDRQDAAQRGYHPFEKL
- a CDS encoding acyl-CoA dehydrogenase family protein, producing MNLELSEEQTAVRQLARDFVDREIAPHVVEWDRAEEVDRSIVKKLGEVGFLGLTIDEEYGGSGGDHLAYCLVTEELGRGDSSVRGIVSVSLGLVAKTIAAWGSEEHKRRWLPGLTAGDLVGCFGLTEPGTGSDAGNLTTRAVRDGDDYVLNGTKMFITNGTWADVVLLFARSTDAPGHKGVSAFLVPTDTPGLTRRTIHGKLGLRGQATAELVLEDVRVPAAAMLGEAGKGFSVAMSALAKGRMSVAAGCVGIAQAALDGAVRYAGEREQFGKSIARHQLVQELISDIAVDVDAARLLTWRVADLIDRGLPFAVESSKAKLFASEAAVRAANNALQVFGGYGYIDEYPAGKLLRDARVMTLYEGTSQIQKLVIGRALTGVSAF
- a CDS encoding ArsR/SmtB family transcription factor encodes the protein MAGKDPQAPHLARLAALIADETRAACLLALLDGRAWTAGELARHAGVAASTLSEHLSKLVAGGLLTEERQGRHRYVRLADARVAQLVEDLAAQVSPNAAVRPRNLRESSAGSAMARGRTCYDHLAGRLGIAVTDALTSRGLLRQDTGFALTDAGLGWFDTAGIGLDRTGRRPLARACLDWTERRPHLAGAAGAALCRHALDVGWCVRIGSERAVKVTPSGERALRELLGIEAGALR
- a CDS encoding DMT family transporter is translated as MMNLSPARRTELLAAGAAVVTVVLWASAFVSIRSAGSEYSPGALALGRLLVGALVLGVICLVRREGLPPRAAWPGIAISGLLWFGFYSVVLNWGEQQVDAGTAALVVNIGPILIALLAARVLGDPMPPRLLAGMAVSFAGAVTVGLSMSGGGGSSVLGVVLCLLAAVGYAGGVVAQKPALGHASALQVTTYGCLVGAVLCLPFAGQLVGDVADASLSATLNMIYLGVFSLALAFTTWAYALARTTASRMGATTYAVPALVVLMSWLALGEVPGLLTLAGGALCLAGVAVSRSRTRSARVVATAPQPEHTRESA
- a CDS encoding MFS transporter, giving the protein MDTAPSAQPLTATTSAVGNRRRVATAAALASAVEWYDYFVFGIAAALVLGDLYFPAGSPTAGVLASFATFAVGFLARPLGGIVAGQLGDKRGRKPMLVLALTLMGLATTGIGLLPTYDTIGVAAPILLVLFRVLQGIAVGAQWGGAMLMATEYAPEGKRGIYGSFVQLGVPIGVVTANTVFLLAGAFTTDAQFAAWAWRVPFLVGLFVLVLAWYIHTRVEETPEFREAEKKLAEQEKTEQSSPLRTILRGHLGTVLLAGGSFAVNTATFYIIITGVLDYTTRELGMKKSAVLTVSLCISLTQLVLIPAAAALSDKIGRIRVYAIGAAGIALWAVPLFLLIDTGSLLWLAVGTFVASCFLSIMYGPQAALFAELFTPEMRYTGASLGYQIAAVLGGGLAPFVMVLLLEATGSSMAVSGYIIGLSVIALLSIKVLANRARAR
- a CDS encoding Zn-dependent alcohol dehydrogenase gives rise to the protein MAVRAAVLPAIGAPLEVTEIDLPDPGPGQVRVRLAAAGVCHSDLSLSNGTMRVPVPAVLGHEGAGTVVAVGEGVTHIAPGDGVVLNWAPSCGSCHACGLGEVWLCANALNGAADVYARTAEGTDLHPGLNVAAFAEETVVPAGCLLPLPEGIPLTDAALLGCAVLTGYGAVHHSARVRAGETVAVFGVGGVGLAALQSARIAGAAKIVAVDVSPEKEELARAAGATDYVIASENTAREIRGLTGKQGVDVAVECVGRATTIRAAWDSTRRGGRTTVVGIGGKDQQVTFNALEIFHWGRTLSGCVYGNCDPARDLPVLAEHVRAGRLDLGALVTERIALEGIPAAFENMLAGKGGRALVVF